The nucleotide sequence AACAGTCTTCCGTGTATGAAATGCCACCATGGCAAGTAGTCCTCAAAATGTGTCATGTTGACGAAATCATCCGCAATAAGCTGGTCGAGCCTCGTCTTTTCGATCTGTAGAATTCTTCTCTAAAGGTCTAGTATTTGCTTCTGAAACAGCATAGTTCATCATCAATTACTGGTTCTTAGTAGACAATTAAAATGGAAAATGACACAAAATAGCTAAAAGTGCTACAACATGCAATATTAGTACAATATTATGTGTAGAGGATGAACAAAAACGGAAGACAGCAATTGGGATTATCATTTGAgataaagatgcatataatattcataatataaagacataaacactttatttatacataatacGTTTTGTTACCATATTTCCACAACTGTTGTTTGTACACAAAAATACTGTTAATGTTAATAACTAATAAACATTACGAGAGGCAAAATATTGTAAAAGGTTGTGGCAAAAAATTGAAGGGGTGGGGGCTTTAATTCTCCTTTTGCAAAATCACGTTAACTGATTGGTCGGGAAAGGAAAAGTCTGCAATTAGATGAATCTGAAGTGCAAACGAACACTTGAAATGTGCATGAAAACACATTAAAGGGTTTGTTTAAACATTGCTAACAGCATAAGTTTTacagatatagagaatacatggttggtgccgagatggaaaaagtttatccggtgagacTTAGAAAAAggaaatagggcgagctttagcgagccctattttactttttcgggccgaaccggataaactttctccatcttggCACCAACCATGATGTATTCTCGTTATCCTgtttcatgccgttgacacattttatcaaagacaattgATAAATTgtcattacaatataaatattcttgtcgaaacacctacatgtacacaacattccatacgaccgaataactaccgattgtgtaacgtaaaaatagttccacttAAAACTATTAactttaatactttcctattgaaaatatgcgAAGAAATTAGAAACGAATCGGGAATGTGATCTTTTTCttggttaaaaagaaaaaaaaatgcagcatcaaaacaaaaactaatttatttacctttatgacaactttaatccattgcttataaaaaatacatttacaacgaTAATGAacgacaaacacacaatccaaaatacgtGTATGATTCGTtcaatgcttaaaaaaatatttaaaaatactgttaaaaccaccatgtcaaaATTAATATcactaaaatcctgagagaaactagatagtatgtttcgtcagagaaatgacgtcacactgtagtagatacgtcataaattgcgtaataaagtagatgaaaatgataaatacggaaagttgggtcggtaataaattttaaagaagaaaaaaggatgatataaaatataacgataacattcattaTGCGTCCCTATAAATTTCAAAgatcaaatattagaacatgttaatcgtcacagcctgcgtaggaatacactactacctgttgaccggagataggaaaattaattcgaccctgctttattcggtcaatgtttgcaacagaagCAGGATAAAATTAAAAGATGTGTGCATGCCTCCAATTCACAAAGACTTCTTTGTTTAATTTTCCTTATAAATAATGCCAGGCAAGAACATATGACCTTctattacaatgtattttttttaattacaaatgcAGACTCCTGTATTGATATCCCTTATGGCTGAAGgtcttatttgaaacaaagaataTCATCTGTATTGACATCTAGCATAGCATGGTCTCCCGTATTTACCCACGAGACGTCTTATTACGTGAAACCATTGAACGACACATGAAAGAACATACCCATCTAACTGACGCTGTCCGACTAAGTTACCAACATTTAGTGTCTTTGAACAACATCAACCCATAACTTATATCATTGTCCCATATTTAATCGTAGTGTATAAAACACACTGATCTCTGTTTTGACATCGAACATGATGCTGTCCCACGACCGATCAAGATTTACCCGTTTTGTATACAAACATACGTAACCTTATAGCGACATCGCTGAAGACTTTGTCCACACGACTGTCATCGAGTTAGTTGTAttgtatagaaaaaaaaacacttgtaaATGCCTTTATTTGAATATCACAGAGGTTGTCCTCCCACTTGGCCAAGATGTTGTCGTATTGTGAACACCAAAATTTACTCCTGCATTGACATCTACTAGAATGAGTACCACCCGATTGACCAATAATTCTTGAGTCGCATTGTGTTTACCTCTATTATTGACATCCCGCAGGGGACCTATCCAACTGACTGTAGTCTTATTGTGTGCACACACTTACTCTAGTTTGACATCACTGAGGACGCTGTCCGCCTGACTAACCCAAATGTAGTCGAAACCAGCGTCCGTGTACCCCATGCCCACGCTTGTCCAATATAGGGCAACGACCATCTGCTTCCCGGGCGACACGCGTTCAATTTCGTAATCTATTGCGTAAGCGCATGGCCCACTTCCGGCTGTTACGGTGCCGAGATCGAGTTCCGCGCGGCTCTTATAAGCCGCGATGTCCTGATCAATAGGGAAATGTAATCCCGATTGTGCAACATACTTCGTTATCAAAAACAATAACTAATAAAATCAGTAAGAATAAGCAAAACGACTATAACACTAAACACAACACAAAATTATAAACCAAGAcatcatactactactacttctactacaacaacaaaaacagcgacaacaacaacaactactactactactactactacaactactactacttctagaactattactactactactactactactacaactactactactactactactactactactactactactacttcttctactactacttctacttctactactacttctactactactactactactactactactactactactactactactactactactactactactactactactactactacttctactactattactactactactacttctactactgctactactactactactacttctactactactactactactactactactactactacaactactactactactactactactactactactactactacttctactatatcaactactactactactacaacaacaacaacaacaacaacaacttctactactactactactactactactactactactacaactactattactactactcctactcctactcctactcctactactactacttctactactactactacttctactactactactactactactactactactacttctactactactactactactactactactactactactactactactactactactactactactactcctactcctactcctactactactactactactactactaatactactactactactactactactactactactactacaactactactactacttctactactactactactactactactactactactactactactactactactactactactactactactactactactactactactactactactactattactactactactactcctactactactactactactactactactactactactactactactactactactactactactactactactactactattactactactactactcctactcctactcctactactactactactaatactactactactactactactactaatactactactactactactactactactactactactactactactacttctactactactactactactactactactactactactactactactactactacttctactactactactactactactactactttactactgctacttcttctaatacatattttgttaacttgTAGCACTTCCACTTATACTTATTCAACTACTTCCACTTGTACTTCTTCGTCTTCTACAATTACTATGCTGCTGGTTTATCTAATGCAACGATAATAACACGATTCCGAATAATTATTACCTTGGTTGGATTGAATCTGCTAAGTGTACCACTGAACACTTGGGTCACAATCTCGGCCTTGGTATGGGGCTTAGAAATGTTCGTACAGCCCGTGTTAGTGGCACTGATCACTTCGCCCAAAGCAAACATCAGCTGTGTGGTTGACGGCATGATTTCAATTCGAACACCGAATCAAAATATGTGCAAATAGGAAAGCTTAAAACATTACGGAAATCCATAAAATACACTAATAAAAATATGTGACCTGAATGTAATTTCGGATAAAAAAAACCCTGGTCATTCCTGTTCAAGGATATATATTCCTGTTATAATGTATTTTCTTAAGTTGTACTTCAACCATTACGCTGTAGGGGTTATGTGTTTATATTTGTCTATTTTTCTTTAAAGTTTACAAAGTGTTCACACCTCATGGTCTGTCATTCATTTGGCAGGTAAGAATCACGAATTACGCCTGCTTTCCACAGAATTGACGAAACAACACACCCTTAAATTAGCTCCAAGAGATAAAAACGTTTGCAGCATCCCAGTTATTACTGTCGTTTCCGGATCTATATGAAAGACACATACTGCAACATTGCTTTGCAGCATTGGTTACACGTAATGTGACGGGAAGGACTCTTATGAATTTCCTGTAAGCGACGTCCGAGCACCGGTTCTTTGTATGTGTCAATGCCAAATCATAGGTTAAATCATAACACGAGCATAGTTTCTTACCAGTATAAACTGTATTCTCGGCAAACATATTAAGTCGATTAAATCACAACACCAACATCGTCATTGGCTTCTTACCAGTGTAAACTGTATTCTCGGCAAACATAAATAACATCGATTAAATCACAACACAAACGTCGTCATTGGTTTCTTACTAGTGTAAACTGTATTCTCAGCAAACATATTGCATCGATTAAATCACAACACCAACATCGTTATTGGTTTCTTACCACTATAAACTGTATTCTCGGCAAACATATTGCAGTGATTAAATCACAACACGAACATCATTATTTACTTCTTACCAGTATAAACTTTATTCTCGGCAAACATATTTCATCGATTAAATCACAACACCATGCAGCATCGTCGTTGGTTTCTTACCACTATAAACTGTATTCTCGGCAAACATATTGCATTGATTAAATCACAACACGAACATCATTATTTACTTCTTACCAGTATAAACTTTATTCTCGGCAAACATATAACATCGATTAAATCACAACACCATGCAGCATTGTCATTGGTTACTAACCAGTATACACTGTATTCTCGGCAAACGATGCCACCACCCTCAGTGGATGCCCGAGACCGGGTTTCCGACAAATGCCAGATCCAGAGATTCATCCGCCTGCGCGCTGGAACCTAGAAACGAACTATTCTGCATAACATGGCGATGTTTACGCAAAGAATGGTGTGGAACTACTATGCCTTATGATTAGACCGAGAACACCAATTAGACACTTGCCCCACAAGGCATAAGCTCCATTTTCGCATGAGAAGGGTCTTGTAAATCTTATACTCAGTACTAAACTAACGCATGTTGTACTTGATTACCGGCACATAAAATACCATAACTTGTGTGTGAAACATTTACTACAAAAACGCGATGTAGAAACTTGAATATGGTTGAGcatcaaacaatgatttgaccTACAAGGGCTCTGTAGAGGAACGGCGAATGCATACGAATTTAATGTGACACACATTCATAGCTTACTATTTCCGTTCTGTTAACCTTATTCTAatcatattatgttttaaaataaacttcATGTATTTTACTTAGTCTTAGTTATCATTTATGAGTGGCCATACGAATACATAACGAACACATACGCGGTGGATCGTCAAATGAATTGATATCCTATTTATTGTTACATTTCTCAAATATGAAAATTATGCATATTTAAATGATGAAATTTATATGCGACGGTAAGCGATTGGTTAAAAACAACTTCATacaatgggggtataattaaggCCTATCAACCTATTAACCTTAATTTTAGATTGTGCGAATCCCATGTGGGCCCTCTTCTTACCAAAATTAAGCATTTGATGCGCGTAGTTATTAACCTTATTAAACAATGCGTTTACATGCCATCAAACAATCGTAAACATCAAACACAACGTTCTATATATTCATCGAATGCAGGAAgcagaaattatttaaacataattttccACTTGACGATATTTGGGAAACTTTGCAAACCGAAATTTTGAAACCGTAATTACCTTTCTTTATTGAAATACTTACCTTACGAATCAAAATCAACTTACTACCAAAATCCAACACATCGCAACTAAACACATAAAGACGCAACACACATAAATAAAATGGAcataataatgtaattattaacgcctttaaaaaattataattaaaacatcatTGAGCGCATAAATCAAGCATGCTTCTTGCATATGAGCCACTCTAtgtgaaaaagggatttaatgcatgtgcgtaaagtgtcgtcccagattagcctgtgcagtccgcacaggctaatctggggcgacactttacgcagattcatttaatcccattttcacagaacacggtccTTATAAAAAAGAATAAGGAGTTATATTTAATCGAAAATAACAATTGATCTTGTTATACGAGTAAAGAAGCCATCCGACTCAAGCAAGGGcacaataatacaaatttaaaaagaaactaAAAATGTACCAATGAATGCGCACACAAGAAGGCAGCTCCACAGATATTTGTCCATCCTCAGTGGTCTAGCAGCAACGAATAATTGCCGAAGCTCTTTGACTGCAGTCGGGTCGTTGGGCTATACATGCTGAACCGATACAGTAGCTGGGGAAACCGGCGACGTCAACTATAAAATATTCAAGCTTTCTATTGAGGCGTTGAAAATTTCAACATTGGATACATTGTTTCAACCATATTTATGAGACTCAATCGTgaatatttcatgaaatataatGGACGAATCAGTTAAACGTGGAAATTCTTGTTCTAGATGTCAAACCAGACTGGTGTGATTGTGAAAATCGATTAAcgaaaattaataaaacatgggATATCATAAGTGAATGAAATCGTACATATAAAAAGTGTTTCTCTTGCCGACACTGCTGAACCTTCGATCTTGTTCTCCAATATCACTCGCAATGATTTTGTATGCATCCACAAATAACAATGCGCGTATGAAACGGCACGCGCGGTTTCAAAAAGATTGACAAGACTAAAAAAGATTGTCATTATTACTGAAGATATCAAATTAGGGCGACTTTGCATTTtgacatttcatttcaaaatcaGATATCGttctttaatattaaatataaaataataatttctagtTTCGTTTTCcaacaattaaaatcaatgttcTCTTCATACGCAGTTGAAGTGATTTGTCTCATCTGTAACTTTTAATCATTACTATCGTTCAATGAAAGTTTATGCAAATACGTTTCATTAGAGCAGTCCTTATAAGCATTCAGCTTTTTAAACGGCGGATGGATgagattaaccaatttatgcctagcgtctagaaaaaggccttggcaaacagcgtagacccagatgagacgccgcatgatgcggcgtctcatctgggtctacgctgtttgcttaaaggaatttctgtaagaaatattataaatatagaaataaatatactagacatcccttattttggaaataaattgatccaatttagaaggatgggagagtccactaggcataaatgggtcaataaTCCAAAACTCTAGCTCATAGgcattaataaacattatttgcaTTATAAGACTGCACGAATAACGCTATCAAGAATATTTCGTGtcatataaacacaaaatgttaAACTCATCTCGAACAAACAATGATTtctgtcttgttctgtgaaaattgggcaaaatgcatgtgcgtaaagtgtcgtcccagattagcctgtgcagtccgctaatcaggcacgacactttccaatataatagtatttttcgtttaaaggaagtccctttttacataaaatctagtttaagcggaaagtgtcgtccctgattagactgtgcggactgcacaggttaatctgggacgacactttatgcaaatgcattatgtccagttttctcagaacaagacacatttcatTTGTTATCTAGAAGCATCGAAAAACAACATACTTAATTATGGTTTGTATAATCGGATAATCAGCAATACATTCCTATGGTTAAAACAATCATGTTGTAAACACATATATACC is from Dreissena polymorpha isolate Duluth1 chromosome 14, UMN_Dpol_1.0, whole genome shotgun sequence and encodes:
- the LOC127858974 gene encoding uncharacterized protein LOC127858974 isoform X2, with product MFALGEVISATNTGCTNISKPHTKAEIVTQVFSGTLSRFNPTKDIAAYKSRAELDLGTVTAGSGPCAYAIDYEIERVSPGKQMVVALYWTSVGMGYTDAGFDYIWVSQADSVLSDVKLESKY
- the LOC127858974 gene encoding uncharacterized protein LOC127858974 isoform X1, with the translated sequence MPSTTQLMFALGEVISATNTGCTNISKPHTKAEIVTQVFSGTLSRFNPTKDIAAYKSRAELDLGTVTAGSGPCAYAIDYEIERVSPGKQMVVALYWTSVGMGYTDAGFDYIWVSQADSVLSDVKLESKY